In Bdellovibrionota bacterium, the following proteins share a genomic window:
- a CDS encoding bifunctional homocysteine S-methyltransferase/methylenetetrahydrofolate reductase, with translation MTPRGQQFLDRLRAEVMIGDGAVGTQLNRLDVGTDISYEQLNLTRPDIVREIMKEYLDVGAQLIETNSFCANYPKQKKFGLESQVRDMAGRAAQLGREVAGEDRFVAGSVGPLVRRKQELDEYTDDEVRGFFREAMEALVEGGADVLILETFTYLKELELALSAARGLDLPIICQMAYGEGGTTEMGLPTERAVQSLVLGGAHVIGSNCRSGPHLLVSVVERQAKVTELPISVFPNAGYAEQQDGRYVYGASPRYFGTKARELVEAGANLIGGCCGTTPEHIKALVASIQGMKPRQRQKVGKKVFATPVEMPVERKGGEKFMAFFHRPEPFVAVEIEPPRSQDVKPAIEGARMMATAGADALNVPDNTLATVKMDNVIFSRLLRERVELPIILHLTCRDKNTIALQSALLGAQTVGMESILAITGDPASIGDQPGASSVYDINSIGLVEMIASFNRGV, from the coding sequence ATGACTCCCCGCGGCCAACAGTTTCTCGATCGTTTACGAGCGGAGGTAATGATCGGCGATGGGGCCGTCGGCACGCAACTGAATCGTCTCGACGTCGGCACGGACATTAGCTACGAACAACTCAATCTCACGCGCCCGGACATCGTTCGGGAGATCATGAAGGAATATCTCGATGTCGGCGCTCAACTTATTGAAACAAATTCTTTTTGTGCAAATTACCCTAAACAAAAGAAATTCGGTTTGGAGAGTCAGGTTCGCGACATGGCCGGACGGGCGGCGCAACTGGGGAGGGAGGTCGCGGGGGAGGATCGCTTTGTCGCCGGTTCGGTCGGGCCGCTCGTTCGACGGAAACAGGAGCTCGATGAATATACGGATGACGAAGTTCGAGGATTTTTCCGAGAAGCGATGGAGGCGTTGGTCGAAGGGGGGGCCGATGTTCTCATCCTCGAGACGTTCACGTATCTAAAGGAACTCGAACTGGCCCTTTCCGCCGCGCGGGGACTCGATCTTCCCATCATTTGCCAAATGGCTTACGGCGAGGGGGGCACGACTGAAATGGGTCTGCCCACAGAGCGGGCCGTACAGAGCTTGGTGTTGGGTGGCGCCCATGTCATCGGTTCAAATTGCCGATCCGGGCCGCATCTTCTCGTAAGCGTTGTCGAACGGCAGGCCAAGGTAACGGAGTTACCGATCTCGGTTTTTCCCAACGCCGGATATGCCGAGCAGCAGGACGGGCGTTATGTCTATGGCGCTTCGCCCCGCTATTTTGGAACTAAAGCTCGGGAACTGGTGGAAGCGGGGGCGAATCTGATCGGCGGTTGCTGCGGAACGACGCCCGAACACATTAAAGCTCTCGTCGCCTCGATCCAGGGGATGAAACCGCGGCAACGTCAAAAAGTCGGGAAAAAAGTTTTTGCCACTCCGGTCGAGATGCCGGTCGAACGCAAGGGGGGCGAGAAGTTCATGGCGTTTTTCCATCGCCCGGAGCCTTTTGTCGCCGTTGAAATCGAACCGCCGCGGAGTCAGGACGTGAAACCGGCCATCGAGGGGGCAAGGATGATGGCGACGGCGGGCGCGGACGCCCTCAATGTACCGGACAATACGTTGGCTACGGTGAAAATGGACAACGTCATCTTTTCCCGCCTGCTTCGGGAGCGAGTGGAATTGCCGATCATTTTGCATTTGACCTGCCGGGACAAAAACACGATTGCGCTTCAGTCGGCGTTGTTGGGCGCGCAAACGGTGGGAATGGAATCCATTCTGGCGATTACGGGAGATCCCGCGTCGATCGGCGATCAACCGGGGGCTTCGTCGGTGTATGACATCAACTCGATCGGTCTTGTGGAGATGATCGCTTCGTTCAATCGCGGGGT